The Aythya fuligula isolate bAytFul2 chromosome 7, bAytFul2.pri, whole genome shotgun sequence genome has a window encoding:
- the DCLRE1A gene encoding DNA cross-link repair 1A protein isoform X1 — protein MSEEALLEEDIWEYRSVRKRKRQSASERPSAPLRKVTEGRGRLKRRNGNKRKSVGKNGDLQESEPTSRPNEDPEASKDDSSLLSQESAGSQAEHGTQSARPVHDGHCPSCQMPFTLLRVQTPRWHVAECLDTPGATEKECPDGLLCTSTIPSHYKRYSHFLLAASRAGEYLVSSSAHALEGKSTCSTAAKSGCFPSHSEEISQNEKQSNNVKNILKYECASTVQSSPQKKTLNITSESTSSFAHAQNSQQTFQFTQTTDNSCKFEFYDFASSQESVTGEDLSSQKDTNQPSLLQSKVDFSDCEISYSPLSTCEESEEETDEEEKKAKISQNELFKGQNFEDTESDSVEVKKCNGLLLQQKHQYKHIEQGNFVLKKQHCEEANTWNCQHYSGIAASQSHVSSNFCNSACVGNQHHQEALVADSSFPFSCELFEEEVQQPGLISSAADAGNADLKGSGACALDSVCVGLTGTPLVAVGEGAGSPLSQKSKVRRDPSNGLTDPGKMAASAIEKAAHQESSQSVVKKEEKLNAADVCFPSPVSKTVSSHPLASVNAKSSSAKELKQMDIGVFFGLKPKVKEESKREVCLSEEKQTPSSGTPNGKRPRQQKRKAEREVCLSEEKQTPNSGTPNGKRPRQQKRKAEGSVEDIEGAEESSNKNGELADVTSGGRRKWRKKFRELPATGEGARKKQCPFYKKIPGTGFTVDAFQYGEIEGCTAYFLTHFHSDHYCGLTKNFMFPIYCNKITGNLVKSKLRVKEQYVHVLPMDTECVVNGIKVVLLDANHCPGATMILFCLPSGTAILHTGDFRADPSMQRYPALLGQKVHTLYLDTTYCSPEYTFPSQQEVIQFAVNTAFETVTLNPRTLVVCGTYSIGKEKVFLAIAEVLGSKASMSRDKYKTLQCLESAAVNSLISVDWAGTLLHILPMMQITFKGLQDHLNKFSENFDQVLAFKPTGWTYSDSCLSLLDIKPQTRGRITIYGIPYSEHSSYLEMKRFVQWLKPQKIIPTVNVGDWRARSLMEKHFRDWMTEGSGHK, from the exons ATGTCTGAGGAGGCTCTGCTGGAGGAGGACATTTGGGAGTACAGGTCCGTCAGGAAGCGCAAGCGACAGAGCGCTTCGGAGAGGCCCTCGGCTCCTCTGCGGAAAGTAACCgagggcagaggcaggctgaagaggagaaatggaaataaaagaaaatcgGTGGGGAAAAATGGTGATCTTCAGGAAAGCGAGCCAACATCACGGCCAAACGAGGATCCAGAGGCGAGTAAAGATGACAGCAGCCTGCTCTCCCAGGAGAGCGCGGGCAGCCAGGCAGAGCACGGCACACAGAGCGCGAGGCCGGTGCACGACGGGCACTGTCCCAGCTGCCAGATGCCCTTCACCTTGCTGCGAGTCCAGACGCCTCGGTGGCACGTTGCCGAGTGTTTGGACACCCCAGGAGCCACTGAAAAAG AGTGTCCTGATGGCTTACTCTGCACTTCTACCATTCCATCCCACTACAAGCGCTATAGTCATTTCCTACTTGCAGCGAGCAGGGCAGGAGAATATCTGGTAAGCTCTTCGGCACACGCTTTGGAGGGGAAGTCCACATGCTCTACTGCTGCAAAGTCTGGTTGTTTCCCAAgtcattcagaagaaatttcacagaatgaGAAACAATCCAATAATGTAAAAAACATCCTAAAATATGAGTGTGCATCAACGGTACAGAGCTCACCACAAAAGAAGACTCTAAATATAACCAGTGAAAGTACTTCCTCTTTTGCACATGCTCAAAACTCTCAACAAACGTTTCAGTTCACACAAACCACAGATAATAGTTGTAAATTTGAATTTTATGACTTTGCGTCCTCTCAAGAAAGTGTTACAGGAGAGGATCTGAGTAGTCAAAAAGATACAAATCAGCCAAGTCTACTACAGTCAAAAGTGGACTTCAGTGACTGTGAAATTTCTTACTCTCCACTGAGTACTTGTGAGGAAAGTGAAGAGGAAACTGAcgaagaggagaaaaaagcaaaaatatcacaaaatgaATTATTCAAAGGCCAGAACTTTGAAGATACAGAATCTGATTCTGTGGAGGTCAAAAAATGCAATGGACTTCTTTTACAGCAGAAGCATCAGTACAAGCATATTGAACAGGgaaattttgtattaaaaaaacaacactgtgaGGAAGCAAATACATGGAACTGTCAACATTATAGCGGAATAGCTGCTTCTCAGAGTCACGTGAGCAGCAACTTCTGTAATTCAGCATGTGTAGGTAATCAGCATCATCAAGAGGCCCTAGTGGCAgactcctcttttccttttagttgTGAATTATTTGAGGAGGAGGTTCAACAGCCAGGATTGATTTCCTCAGCTGCTGATGCAGGTAACGCAGATTTGAAAGGTAGTGGTGCTTGTGCTTTGGATTCTGTGTGCGTGGGTCTTACAGGTACGCCACTGGTGGCAGTCGGGGAAGGTGCTGGCTCTCCTCTGTCACAAAAAAGTAAGGTTAGGAGGGACCCAAGTAACGGTTTAACTGATCCAGGTAAAATGGCTGCTAGTGCAATTGAAAAAGCTGCTCACCAGGAGAGTTCGCAGTCGGtagtgaagaaagaagaaaagcttaaTGCAGCTGATGTATGCTTTCCTAGCCCCGTCTCTAAAACAGTGTCATCTCATCCTTTAGCAAGTGTGAATGCCAAATCCAGTTCTGCCAAAGAACTCAAACAAATGGACATTGGTGTTTTCTTTGGGTTAAAACCCAAAGTAAAAGAGGAAAGTAAGAGAGAGGTGTGTTTGAGTGAGGAAAAGCAGACACCAAGTTCAGGAACTCCCAATGGAAAGAGGCCCAGAcagcaaaaaaggaaagctgagagAGAGGTGTGTTTGAGCGAGGAAAAGCAGACACCAAATTCAGGAACTCCCAATGGAAAGAGGCCCAGAcagcaaaaaaggaaagctgagggATCTGTGGAGGACATAGAAGGAGCTGAAGaaagttcaaataaaaatggagagcTGGCAGATGTAACTTCTGGTGGCCGcagaaagtggagaaaaaaatttaGAGAATTACCTGCTACAGGTGaaggagcaagaaaaaaacagtgcccTTTCTACAAGAAAATACCAG gaACTGGTTTTACAGTTGATGCTTTCCAGTATGGAGAAATTGAAGGCTGCACAGCCTATTTCCTCACTCATTTTCACTCTGATCACTATTGCGGGTTGACAAAAAACTTCATGTTTCCAATCTACTGTAACAAG ATAACTGGCAATCTGGTGAAGAGCAAACTTCGAGTCAAAGAGCAGTATGTCCATGTGCTGCCGATGGACACGGAATGTGTTGTGAATGGCATCAAAGTGGTGTTGCTCGATGCCAACCA ttgtCCAGGTGCAACAATGATCCTTTTTTGTCTGCCCAGTGGAACTGCTATCCTGCACACAGGAGACTTCAGGGCAGATCCTTCTATGCAGCGCTACCCTGCTTTGCTTGGTCAAAAAGTCCACACCCTTTACCTTGATACCAC GTACTGTAGTCCTGAATACACTTTTCCTTCTCAACAAGAAGTTATCCAGTTTGCTGTCAATACTGCCTTTGAGACAGTGACTTTAAACCCGCGTACTCTAGTTGTCTGTGGCACTTATTccattggaaaagaaaaagtttttttag CAATTGCTGAAGTTCTGGGCTCGAAAGCAAGCATGTCCCGTGATAAATACAAAACGCTGCAGTGCTTGGAGTCAGCAGCTGTTAATTCCCTCATCAGTGTGGACTGGGCTGGTACTTTGCTTCACATTCTTCCCATGATGCAAATTACTTTTAAG